The following proteins are encoded in a genomic region of Sneathiella marina:
- a CDS encoding RelA/SpoT family protein: MLRQVELVERVLSYDPQADEDLLNRAYIFTVKTHGSQVRASGDPYFSHPIEVAGILTELKLDTATIITALLHDTIEDTVATKDEIENTFGTEIAVLVDGVTKLSQLELQSDRTKQGENFRKLLLAMSNDIRVLLVKLADRLHNMRTLHFIKNPEKRKRIATETREIYAPLAERIGMQHFRDDLEDLAFEELNSEARKSIKRRLEFLRAEEGNVVGLIIERLRADLKEAGIEADVAGREKRFYSIWRKMERNNVSFEQLSDIIAFRVVVEDVAECYHVLGVLHEKYSMVPGRFKDYISIPKRNNYQSIHTTLIGPERQRIEVQIRTREMHEINEYGVAAHWQYKDSQAKSVQEGTQYRWLRELLEILENTQDPDEFLENTKLSMFQDQVFCFSPKGDLISLPAGSSPVDFAYAVHTDVGNTCVGSKINGRLVPLRTVLRNGDQIEILRSKNQTPSPTWESFVVSGKARSAIRRFTRIKQRDQYIELGRAIAEKAFRVEGKRFAEKALQTAVKVWDQENVGDVYCLLGDGTRTSRQLIDVIFPGEKKSEDADNIPPSVTVKEKSKGKKKDHAIPIRGLIPGMAMHLAGCCHPLPGDRIVGIVSTGRGVTIHTIDCETLEQFAEVPERWLDVSWDQENQEAAMPVGRIQVIVANEPGALSSITSTIASNNGNINNLRIANRSQDFFEMLIDIQVQDVRHLTNIIAALRADPVISSVERSTG, from the coding sequence ATGTTACGCCAAGTCGAATTAGTAGAACGTGTCCTTAGCTATGACCCCCAGGCAGATGAGGACTTACTCAACCGGGCGTATATTTTCACGGTTAAAACCCATGGGAGCCAGGTTCGCGCATCCGGCGACCCGTATTTTTCTCACCCCATTGAAGTTGCGGGTATTCTGACCGAACTGAAATTGGATACGGCGACAATTATTACGGCGCTTCTTCATGACACCATCGAAGATACGGTGGCAACAAAGGATGAAATAGAAAATACCTTCGGTACTGAAATTGCGGTGCTGGTGGATGGTGTCACCAAACTATCGCAATTGGAGTTGCAATCGGATAGAACGAAACAGGGCGAAAATTTTCGAAAACTTTTGCTGGCCATGTCTAATGACATCCGAGTTTTGCTAGTTAAGCTCGCCGACCGTCTGCATAATATGCGAACCTTGCATTTCATCAAGAATCCGGAAAAACGAAAAAGAATTGCAACAGAAACACGGGAGATTTATGCACCACTCGCTGAACGCATTGGCATGCAGCATTTTCGCGATGATCTGGAAGACCTCGCCTTTGAGGAATTAAACAGCGAAGCGCGTAAATCCATCAAACGGCGTTTGGAGTTTCTCCGAGCGGAAGAGGGAAATGTCGTTGGCCTTATTATTGAACGCTTAAGAGCGGATTTAAAGGAAGCCGGCATTGAGGCGGATGTGGCCGGACGAGAAAAGAGATTTTATTCCATCTGGCGAAAAATGGAACGGAACAATGTCTCATTCGAGCAGTTATCAGATATTATTGCCTTTCGGGTGGTGGTGGAAGATGTTGCGGAATGTTACCATGTTCTCGGTGTGTTGCATGAGAAATACTCCATGGTTCCCGGGCGGTTCAAAGACTATATTTCGATTCCAAAACGCAACAATTATCAATCTATTCACACGACTTTGATCGGTCCGGAAAGACAACGGATTGAAGTTCAAATCCGAACCCGTGAAATGCACGAGATCAATGAATATGGTGTGGCTGCCCATTGGCAATATAAGGACAGTCAGGCGAAAAGCGTGCAAGAGGGTACGCAATATCGCTGGTTACGCGAATTGTTGGAGATATTGGAAAATACCCAAGATCCTGATGAATTTCTGGAGAATACGAAGCTTAGTATGTTTCAAGATCAGGTATTCTGTTTTTCACCAAAAGGCGACCTGATCTCGCTCCCGGCGGGCAGTAGTCCTGTCGATTTTGCTTATGCTGTTCATACGGATGTTGGCAACACTTGTGTGGGATCCAAAATTAATGGACGTCTGGTGCCACTTCGTACCGTTTTGAGGAATGGGGATCAGATCGAAATTCTGCGGTCGAAAAACCAAACACCGTCGCCAACATGGGAAAGCTTTGTCGTCAGTGGTAAAGCTCGTTCTGCTATTCGGCGTTTCACGCGAATTAAACAACGGGATCAATATATTGAATTGGGGCGGGCAATCGCTGAAAAAGCTTTTCGTGTAGAAGGAAAACGCTTTGCGGAAAAGGCTTTACAGACAGCGGTAAAAGTCTGGGATCAGGAAAATGTCGGGGATGTTTATTGTCTCCTCGGTGATGGAACGCGTACAAGCCGGCAGCTCATTGACGTCATTTTTCCCGGTGAAAAAAAATCCGAAGACGCAGATAACATACCGCCATCAGTAACCGTCAAAGAGAAATCCAAGGGCAAGAAAAAGGATCATGCAATACCGATCCGCGGGCTTATTCCCGGTATGGCGATGCACTTGGCCGGCTGCTGCCATCCACTACCCGGTGACCGGATTGTCGGTATTGTGAGTACTGGCAGGGGGGTGACTATTCATACTATTGATTGCGAAACACTGGAGCAATTTGCGGAAGTGCCGGAGCGGTGGCTGGACGTTTCCTGGGATCAGGAAAATCAGGAAGCTGCGATGCCTGTCGGCCGTATTCAAGTCATTGTCGCCAATGAACCGGGCGCGCTTTCCAGCATTACCTCCACCATTGCATCGAACAATGGCAATATTAATAATTTACGTATTGCCAACCGAAGTCAGGATTTCTTTGAAATGTTGATTGATATACAGGTACAAGATGTGCGACATCTGACGAATATAATTGCTGCCTTGCGGGCGGACCCGGTAATTAGTTCCGTCGAGCGCTCAACTGGATAA
- the era gene encoding GTPase Era, with protein sequence MSNQQTTKCGYIAIVGAPNAGKSTLLNQLVGAKIAIVSPKVQTTRARVTAIAIEDQSQLIFVDTPGIFKPTRRLEKAMVDAAWGGAQDADKIVLIIDAIKGVSPDVERIIAGLKKSGRRAHVILNKIDALKRDTLLGLAQKLSDEDIFDEVFMISALKGDGVEDLRVALAAQMPDGPWLYPEDQLALAPMRQLAAEVTREKLFLRMNQELPYSLTVETESWEERKDGSVKIQQIIYVSRTNYKPMVLGKGGQTIKKIGAMAREDLEEMLERRVHLFLFVKVREKWLDDPERYREMGLEFPKD encoded by the coding sequence GTGAGTAATCAACAAACGACAAAATGCGGTTACATTGCCATTGTTGGAGCGCCTAATGCCGGTAAATCCACGCTGCTTAATCAGTTGGTTGGGGCAAAAATTGCCATCGTATCGCCTAAGGTGCAGACAACCCGTGCCCGCGTCACAGCGATCGCAATTGAAGATCAAAGCCAGCTCATTTTCGTAGATACGCCGGGTATTTTCAAACCGACACGACGACTGGAAAAAGCGATGGTAGATGCCGCTTGGGGCGGCGCGCAGGATGCGGACAAGATTGTTCTGATTATCGATGCGATAAAAGGAGTTTCTCCTGATGTGGAACGTATAATTGCAGGACTTAAAAAATCTGGCCGGCGGGCTCACGTAATCCTCAATAAAATAGATGCCTTGAAGCGGGATACTTTGCTTGGTCTAGCCCAAAAATTATCGGATGAAGACATTTTTGATGAAGTATTCATGATCTCCGCACTAAAGGGCGATGGTGTTGAGGATTTACGTGTGGCATTGGCGGCTCAAATGCCCGATGGGCCGTGGCTTTATCCGGAAGACCAGCTTGCGCTTGCACCGATGCGGCAACTGGCGGCGGAAGTCACGCGGGAAAAACTTTTCCTTCGTATGAACCAGGAACTTCCCTATTCCTTGACCGTTGAGACCGAGAGTTGGGAAGAGAGAAAAGACGGCTCTGTAAAAATACAACAAATTATTTACGTCTCCAGAACAAATTACAAGCCAATGGTTTTGGGGAAGGGGGGGCAGACCATCAAAAAGATAGGTGCGATGGCCCGCGAGGACCTTGAAGAAATGCTGGAGCGGCGGGTCCATCTTTTCCTATTTGTCAAAGTGCGCGAAAAATGGCTCGACGATCCCGAAAGATACAGGGAAATGGGTTTGGAGTTTCCAAAAGACTGA
- the rpoZ gene encoding DNA-directed RNA polymerase subunit omega translates to MARVTVEDCVERIPNRFDIVLLAARRARAIAAGSMLTVDRDNDKNPVVSLREIGDGTIDLVELKSNLVHSLQRRVEVDEPEEDNMAALMSSSNEWAGVIQENTASETFSADEVGAIPQETPADDPASATASDEAQPEA, encoded by the coding sequence ATGGCACGCGTCACCGTTGAAGATTGCGTTGAGCGAATTCCTAATCGATTTGACATTGTTTTGTTGGCAGCACGGCGCGCCCGCGCGATAGCTGCCGGGTCAATGCTTACAGTCGATCGCGACAATGATAAGAACCCGGTAGTATCGTTGCGAGAAATTGGCGATGGCACTATTGATCTTGTTGAACTGAAATCAAATCTTGTTCATTCACTACAGCGTCGTGTTGAGGTGGATGAGCCTGAAGAAGATAATATGGCTGCCTTGATGAGTTCCAGTAACGAATGGGCAGGTGTTATTCAGGAAAATACAGCGTCTGAAACCTTTTCGGCCGATGAAGTTGGTGCAATTCCACAAGAAACGCCCGCCGACGATCCGGCATCCGCTACTGCAAGTGACGAAGCTCAGCCAGAAGCCTGA
- the pyrE gene encoding orotate phosphoribosyltransferase yields the protein MTDEEIISHFRETNALLEGHFLLSSGLHSNRYLQCAKVLMYPDRAALLCRALAEKVENTLGANSVDIVVAPAMGGVIVGYEMARQLNVPGMFTERENGEFTFRRGFSLTPGARVVMSEDIVTTGKSSRECIAAITAAGGTVVAATCLIDRSNGTADVGVPLVSLMQMEVQTFEPDNLPAELQGTTAIKPGSRDIK from the coding sequence ATGACTGACGAAGAAATTATCTCCCATTTTCGGGAAACCAATGCTCTGCTGGAAGGCCATTTTTTGTTGAGTTCTGGTTTGCACTCTAATCGTTACTTACAATGTGCCAAGGTCCTGATGTATCCAGATCGAGCGGCACTATTATGCCGCGCTCTCGCGGAGAAAGTCGAAAATACACTTGGTGCAAATTCTGTCGATATTGTCGTTGCACCGGCGATGGGCGGTGTCATTGTCGGATATGAAATGGCGCGGCAACTAAATGTACCGGGAATGTTTACGGAACGCGAGAACGGAGAGTTTACTTTTCGGCGCGGGTTTAGCCTGACCCCAGGTGCCCGTGTTGTGATGTCCGAAGATATTGTGACGACGGGTAAATCCAGCCGCGAATGTATTGCGGCTATTACAGCAGCCGGGGGGACTGTTGTCGCTGCAACATGTTTAATCGACCGTTCGAATGGAACAGCAGATGTCGGAGTGCCCCTTGTTTCGTTGATGCAAATGGAAGTACAAACATTCGAGCCAGATAACCTACCGGCAGAACTTCAAGGAACAACGGCGATCAAGCCGGGTAGTCGAGACATCAAATAA
- the smpB gene encoding SsrA-binding protein SmpB, producing the protein MAGRTVAENRKARYNYFIHEEYEAGLMLLGTEVKSLREGRANIQESYASFENDGLYLVNAHIAEYGHGNRNNHDPLRPRQLLMHKKELSKIAAQIQRAGKTLIPLSVYFNDRGIAKVKVGLASGKKQHDKRATEKERDWNREKQRLMKDH; encoded by the coding sequence ATGGCCGGACGAACAGTCGCCGAAAACCGAAAGGCCCGCTACAATTACTTCATTCACGAGGAATATGAAGCGGGTCTGATGCTGCTCGGCACGGAGGTAAAAAGCCTCCGTGAAGGGCGAGCTAATATTCAGGAATCCTATGCCTCTTTCGAGAATGATGGATTGTATCTGGTCAATGCCCATATTGCGGAATATGGGCATGGCAACCGCAATAACCACGATCCATTGCGACCTCGGCAATTGCTTATGCATAAAAAAGAGCTCAGCAAAATTGCGGCGCAGATCCAGCGGGCCGGGAAGACGCTTATCCCCCTCTCGGTTTATTTTAATGATCGCGGTATCGCGAAGGTTAAGGTGGGTCTCGCCTCGGGTAAAAAGCAGCACGATAAAAGAGCGACGGAAAAAGAGCGCGATTGGAATCGGGAGAAACAAAGGCTCATGAAAGATCACTAG
- the rnc gene encoding ribonuclease III, whose product MRLLGHDFKDRSLLQAALTHSSLTRGRHQNHAQQDYERLEFVGDRVLGLVISEELFRRFPQADAGNLSRRYNAQVRRETLAEICAEIGIDKFVFMASDLAAAGGGENPAILEDVMEAIIAAIYLDGGYDAAREFIKSKWWQRLDKEGASKKDAKSSLQEWAAKAGKPPPVYTVVEETGPDHAPRFKVDVRLKGLDPFEGMGTSKRSAEQQAAEKMLKDLQSE is encoded by the coding sequence ATGCGCCTGCTTGGGCATGACTTTAAAGATAGGTCCTTACTTCAAGCCGCCTTAACACATTCCTCACTCACCAGGGGCCGGCATCAAAACCATGCGCAGCAGGACTATGAAAGGTTGGAATTCGTTGGCGATAGAGTGCTGGGACTGGTAATAAGCGAAGAGCTTTTTCGCCGTTTCCCGCAAGCCGACGCAGGAAATCTTTCCAGGCGCTATAATGCACAAGTTCGCCGAGAAACCTTAGCAGAAATCTGCGCGGAAATAGGTATTGATAAGTTTGTCTTTATGGCCAGCGATCTAGCGGCCGCCGGTGGCGGAGAGAATCCGGCGATTTTGGAAGATGTAATGGAGGCGATAATCGCTGCCATATATTTGGATGGTGGCTATGATGCCGCCCGGGAGTTTATCAAGAGCAAATGGTGGCAGCGACTGGACAAGGAAGGTGCCTCGAAAAAAGATGCCAAGTCGTCATTACAGGAATGGGCGGCGAAAGCTGGAAAACCGCCACCAGTTTATACAGTCGTAGAAGAAACGGGCCCGGATCACGCGCCAAGATTTAAAGTTGATGTGCGGCTTAAGGGTTTGGACCCGTTTGAAGGGATGGGGACTTCAAAACGGTCTGCAGAGCAGCAGGCGGCAGAAAAAATGTTGAAGGATTTACAAAGTGAGTAA
- a CDS encoding T6SS phospholipase effector Tle1-like catalytic domain-containing protein, whose product MGRNLVIFSDCCWQRTEYRSKKRQVPSNISLAQQSLAPISRNGREQLGYPALSDASSSKVKRLARRLFGAGLKAEIFDAYSFLAHTYKPDDQIYMFGAGLGAFNLRRLVDMIDRVGLLLPEDIAGLADAFEYSQIPVEALDTPAAQNISDRLDGRKIEINFLGCLDTIGSYGLPTPGLNKISQSWMMLHDHKINSNVSAAYQALALDEKRSRFRPGIWTGAQSPEIQAVEQVWFAGSHENTVGGRRDSGLSDIALNWLLRRAEYHGLQIDHNILDEFSAPDPGGKISNSKWRLLTAPLSLRKARYRPVGQSSPGFADISCAEPEKLHETVLVRQKTVKKYSPHQLASLQAGAIPVFSEREEAIQNRRLHQRFSGNWPAILIDDEGKTSVSLIDYSQTGARIWAAGSALSGTTYLLKSSLKFMNGLKSRVIWAKDGFIGLKFDVPLSAEHIAT is encoded by the coding sequence ATGGGACGAAATCTTGTTATATTCAGTGATTGTTGCTGGCAACGTACCGAGTATCGAAGCAAGAAGCGGCAAGTACCTAGCAATATATCATTGGCACAGCAGAGCCTTGCCCCAATCAGCCGGAATGGTCGGGAGCAATTAGGTTACCCTGCCCTATCAGACGCATCCTCGTCCAAGGTTAAACGGCTGGCAAGACGACTATTTGGAGCTGGTTTAAAGGCTGAAATCTTCGATGCATATTCCTTTCTGGCGCATACATATAAGCCCGACGATCAAATTTACATGTTTGGGGCTGGCCTTGGCGCCTTTAACTTGCGTCGGTTGGTCGACATGATCGACCGCGTGGGGTTGTTGCTGCCAGAGGATATAGCTGGCTTGGCTGATGCTTTTGAATATAGCCAAATTCCCGTTGAAGCTTTGGATACCCCTGCCGCGCAGAATATTTCCGACAGGTTAGACGGGCGTAAGATAGAAATAAATTTCCTGGGGTGTCTGGACACCATCGGTAGCTATGGATTACCCACTCCCGGACTGAACAAAATATCCCAAAGCTGGATGATGTTGCATGATCATAAGATTAACAGCAATGTAAGCGCAGCTTACCAGGCCCTTGCTCTGGACGAAAAACGAAGCCGGTTCCGTCCGGGTATATGGACTGGCGCGCAATCGCCGGAAATTCAGGCAGTTGAGCAAGTCTGGTTCGCAGGGTCTCACGAAAATACCGTAGGTGGTCGAAGAGATAGCGGTCTATCTGACATAGCACTGAATTGGTTATTGCGCCGGGCCGAATACCACGGACTGCAAATTGATCACAATATTCTTGACGAATTCAGTGCCCCTGACCCTGGCGGTAAAATTAGTAATAGCAAATGGCGGCTCCTTACGGCCCCCTTATCTTTACGCAAGGCCCGCTATCGCCCCGTAGGACAATCTTCTCCGGGCTTTGCTGATATTTCATGTGCAGAACCGGAAAAACTCCATGAAACGGTTTTAGTTAGACAGAAAACTGTGAAAAAATACTCTCCTCATCAACTCGCAAGTTTACAAGCTGGCGCTATTCCTGTGTTTTCTGAGAGAGAAGAGGCTATTCAAAACCGTCGTCTGCATCAAAGATTTTCGGGAAACTGGCCAGCAATCCTCATTGACGACGAAGGTAAGACCAGTGTCAGCCTTATCGACTATAGTCAAACAGGCGCCAGAATATGGGCTGCTGGCAGTGCACTTTCAGGCACTACTTACCTTTTAAAATCTTCGCTGAAATTTATGAACGGCCTCAAAAGTCGCGTAATTTGGGCCAAAGATGGTTTTATTGGACTGAAATTCGATGTTCCATTGTCTGCGGAACATATCGCTACTTAA
- a CDS encoding DUF2062 domain-containing protein: MFRRRNKPTKTKQFGEFFWPSIGFKRSSKYVGYRLARLPGTSYSLAAGFAFGAAISFTPFIGLHFIISAILAWIFRANIIASALGTVVGNPWTFPFIWALIYSIGQWMLGHDETQGSFNEANMRIFFDGLWDGNWHEVSGIFFDVIHPMLIGCIPVSLVVWVIFFYPLKEVIRRFHAKRATLIGLARPTNDANGPDGNGNSGENQV; encoded by the coding sequence ATGTTTCGACGTCGTAACAAGCCGACGAAAACTAAACAGTTTGGTGAGTTTTTCTGGCCATCAATTGGCTTCAAAAGATCATCCAAATATGTTGGATATCGTCTTGCACGGCTTCCGGGAACCTCATATTCACTGGCCGCAGGATTTGCATTTGGGGCGGCCATTTCTTTTACGCCATTCATCGGCCTTCATTTCATTATCAGCGCCATTCTGGCATGGATATTCAGAGCAAATATAATCGCTTCGGCGCTGGGGACGGTTGTCGGTAATCCGTGGACTTTCCCTTTTATCTGGGCGCTCATTTATTCCATTGGACAATGGATGCTGGGGCATGATGAAACACAGGGTAGTTTTAACGAAGCCAATATGCGGATCTTTTTTGACGGTCTTTGGGACGGGAACTGGCACGAAGTATCGGGGATATTCTTTGATGTCATTCATCCTATGCTTATTGGATGTATTCCCGTTTCCTTGGTTGTCTGGGTGATTTTTTTCTATCCTTTAAAGGAAGTAATCCGTAGATTTCATGCGAAGCGGGCGACACTTATTGGATTGGCACGTCCCACAAATGATGCAAACGGACCGGACGGGAACGGTAACTCAGGGGAAAACCAGGTATGA
- a CDS encoding pyridoxine 5'-phosphate synthase, producing the protein MRQLRLGVNIDHVATIRNARGGVHPDPLRAAKIAEEAGADGITAHLREDRRHISDSDIARLTEHLTIPLNFEMAATEEMLEIALSHKPHASCLVPEKREERTTEGGLDAAGGHNMLQNYVNSLRDQNIRVSLFIEPDPRQLEAAARLSADIVELHVGTYCDTTDSIKRQSELERIVAAAALAEELGLECHAGHGLTYDTVAPVAAIPTIVELNIGHFLIGDAIFIGLDTAIKKMRYLMDQARNPN; encoded by the coding sequence ATGAGGCAATTACGGTTAGGCGTTAATATCGATCATGTCGCAACGATCCGCAATGCCCGTGGCGGTGTGCATCCGGATCCCCTTCGGGCCGCGAAAATAGCCGAAGAAGCTGGCGCAGACGGGATAACTGCGCATTTGCGAGAGGATCGTCGCCATATAAGTGACAGTGATATAGCAAGATTGACAGAGCATTTGACGATCCCGTTGAATTTTGAAATGGCCGCGACGGAGGAGATGCTCGAAATCGCCTTGTCTCACAAACCCCATGCGAGCTGCCTGGTGCCGGAGAAACGTGAGGAGAGGACCACAGAAGGAGGGCTGGACGCAGCGGGCGGACATAATATGCTGCAAAATTACGTCAACAGCCTGCGTGACCAAAATATACGTGTTTCGTTGTTTATTGAGCCGGATCCACGACAGCTGGAGGCGGCCGCCCGCCTTTCAGCGGATATTGTTGAACTTCATGTTGGAACCTATTGTGATACAACCGATAGCATCAAGCGGCAAAGCGAACTGGAGCGGATTGTGGCGGCTGCGGCTCTGGCTGAAGAGCTGGGCCTGGAATGTCATGCAGGGCATGGTCTAACGTATGACACGGTAGCGCCTGTCGCCGCCATTCCAACAATTGTTGAACTTAATATTGGCCATTTTCTGATAGGGGACGCTATTTTCATCGGACTGGATACAGCGATCAAGAAAATGCGTTACCTCATGGATCAGGCGCGTAATCCTAACTAG
- the lepB gene encoding signal peptidase I codes for MKEDVIKAKGGLGETIRTIIYAVLIAVVIRTFAYEPFKIPSESMLPTLMIGDYLFVSKFSYGYSRHSFPFSLAPISGRIFEEVPERGDVAVFKKPIGDPVDYIKRIMGLPGDKLQMINGVLYINGTAVKRERVEDYVDRDRYGNVRQIAQYRETLPSGRTYLTLDTTIQGLMDNTDVYSVPEGHVFGMGDNRDNSTDSRFLSHVGYIPMENLVGRAEIIFMSLDGSAEWYEIWKYPFAIRWNRILTPLN; via the coding sequence ATGAAAGAAGACGTAATCAAGGCAAAAGGTGGGTTAGGTGAAACTATCCGCACGATAATATACGCGGTCCTGATCGCAGTTGTTATTCGAACTTTTGCTTATGAGCCGTTCAAGATTCCCTCGGAATCCATGCTCCCTACCTTGATGATTGGCGACTATTTGTTTGTTTCCAAATTTTCTTATGGGTATAGCCGTCATTCTTTTCCCTTTAGCCTCGCCCCCATATCGGGTCGCATTTTTGAAGAAGTTCCTGAGCGAGGGGATGTTGCTGTATTTAAAAAACCAATCGGAGATCCGGTAGATTATATTAAGCGGATAATGGGCTTGCCGGGCGACAAATTGCAAATGATCAATGGCGTGCTTTATATCAATGGTACTGCGGTGAAAAGAGAGCGGGTCGAAGATTATGTGGATCGTGACAGATATGGTAATGTGAGGCAAATTGCACAATATCGGGAAACTCTTCCGAGCGGTCGAACTTACTTGACACTGGATACGACTATCCAGGGTTTGATGGACAATACTGATGTTTATTCTGTACCGGAAGGCCATGTTTTCGGTATGGGGGACAATAGAGACAATTCAACGGACAGCCGGTTTTTGTCGCATGTCGGATATATTCCCATGGAAAACCTTGTTGGCCGAGCGGAGATTATCTTTATGTCTCTGGATGGATCTGCCGAATGGTATGAGATTTGGAAGTATCCTTTTGCGATCCGCTGGAACCGGATCCTGACCCCATTGAATTGA
- the acpS gene encoding holo-ACP synthase has translation MILGIGNDIIDIRRIEKTLDRFGDRFIRRIYTEIEVKKSERRLNRVESYAKRYAAKEACSKALGTGFRKGVFWKDMGVINLPSGKPTMSLTGGAQEQLMKITPPGMKAEIHLTITDEPPQAQAFVLISAVPLD, from the coding sequence ATGATTTTAGGAATTGGAAACGATATTATTGATATCCGGCGCATCGAGAAAACTCTCGATCGGTTTGGTGATCGGTTTATCCGGCGGATTTATACGGAAATTGAAGTCAAGAAATCGGAACGACGACTCAATCGCGTTGAATCCTATGCAAAACGTTATGCCGCCAAGGAAGCCTGTTCGAAAGCGCTTGGAACCGGATTTCGCAAAGGTGTTTTCTGGAAGGATATGGGGGTCATAAATTTGCCTTCTGGCAAGCCGACAATGAGTCTGACAGGTGGCGCTCAGGAGCAGCTAATGAAAATCACGCCACCCGGTATGAAAGCAGAGATACATTTGACGATTACGGATGAGCCTCCGCAGGCGCAAGCTTTTGTTCTGATATCTGCTGTGCCACTGGATTGA
- a CDS encoding NYN domain-containing protein, with translation MTFYSEERTALFIDGSNLYASARSLGFDIDYKKLLSEFSSQVRLVRAFYYTALIEDQEYSPIRPLVDWLDYNGYTMVTKPTKEFTDATGRRKYKGNMDIELAIDMMELAEHIDHAVLFSGDGDFRRLIEAVQKRGVRVTVVSTVKSQPPMIADELRRQADFFLELKNMEKNVGRAVSQRQDKDFDEYPVEYETYDEAEQTA, from the coding sequence ATGACTTTTTATTCGGAAGAAAGAACTGCACTTTTTATAGATGGATCAAATTTATATGCGTCTGCTAGGTCGCTGGGATTTGATATTGATTATAAGAAATTACTTAGTGAATTTTCCTCACAAGTACGCCTGGTTCGCGCCTTTTACTATACCGCACTCATCGAGGATCAAGAGTATTCACCAATACGTCCTTTGGTGGATTGGCTCGATTACAATGGCTATACCATGGTAACAAAGCCGACAAAAGAATTTACCGACGCTACAGGTCGCCGCAAATACAAAGGCAATATGGATATTGAACTTGCGATTGATATGATGGAACTGGCCGAACATATTGATCATGCTGTTCTTTTTTCCGGTGATGGTGACTTTCGGCGCTTGATAGAAGCCGTTCAAAAACGGGGCGTTCGTGTTACTGTTGTAAGTACTGTAAAGTCGCAACCACCGATGATTGCGGACGAGTTGCGCCGACAAGCTGATTTTTTCCTCGAGCTTAAAAACATGGAAAAAAATGTCGGTAGAGCGGTTAGCCAAAGGCAGGATAAGGACTTTGATGAATATCCTGTCGAATACGAAACCTACGATGAGGCGGAACAAACCGCGTAG
- the folK gene encoding 2-amino-4-hydroxy-6-hydroxymethyldihydropteridine diphosphokinase gives MIFIGLGANLKHPTYGPPAETLKAAIRALNSIFSIKTQSSLYQSAPVPMSDQPWFFNAVISISTSFTLEETLKSLHKIEKEFGRVREKKWEARILDLDLLVFHKQVTRNREQLKGPVVPHPFLAERMFVLEPIQEIAPNWRHPVLNLNAAEMLSILPKGQRVEKLPPG, from the coding sequence GTGATTTTTATTGGCCTTGGCGCTAATCTCAAACACCCGACTTATGGGCCGCCGGCTGAGACATTAAAAGCAGCAATTAGAGCGCTCAACAGCATATTTTCTATTAAAACTCAATCCAGCTTGTATCAGTCGGCACCTGTTCCAATGTCTGATCAACCATGGTTCTTCAATGCAGTTATCAGCATTTCCACGAGCTTTACTTTAGAAGAAACACTTAAGTCATTGCACAAAATAGAGAAAGAGTTTGGGCGCGTACGCGAAAAAAAATGGGAAGCCAGGATTTTAGATCTCGATTTGTTGGTTTTTCATAAGCAGGTCACTAGAAACAGAGAACAGTTGAAAGGCCCAGTTGTACCCCATCCATTTTTGGCCGAACGGATGTTTGTTCTTGAGCCAATTCAGGAAATCGCACCGAACTGGAGACATCCCGTCTTAAATCTCAATGCAGCGGAAATGTTGAGCATTCTTCCAAAGGGACAACGGGTGGAAAAATTGCCACCAGGGTAA